A genome region from Cryptococcus neoformans var. neoformans B-3501A chromosome 8, whole genome shotgun sequence includes the following:
- a CDS encoding hypothetical protein (HMMPfam hit to SNF7, SNF7, score: 46.6, E(): 6.7e-11) codes for MNDQTLPPFLRVNPSPVPPPSHARLQALYASTSAQRTANPTGYAANAQWWAGVLEETLRTGWLNGEGGDRLVLKVDNGVLGRLEDEKGSRPRGLGGVVETLATTTPPTLHALTHFMTSATPLHVPASLTSRFVGRPLWWAFSQLNPFGGSEKVVKEEALWAKYGQGKEYVHMPLLEQSAAAFTAHMLKSPILSYTSSLYDLDTFLAEYGEACFPTGPTAKELPKGKHGLSKRDAEVLVKWLSRDCQLVVTDGSVIKVLDADQIAENHPISEADRGAVSVLNALRRVEKQIVGIEEQISQSHEKARKYLASKQKNTALSYLRSKKHLEDLLAKRVASSEQLRAVIRSIDQAKGDVEIMAAYETSTSTLTQVLAHPLLSPERIAATTDALAEAMADQEEIDQAVRIGGEVAMGGKRVEIDEDELAKELEALVEEEKEAEQEKTEKKTPVEAEKKPDMTTELPRTPLSAPASGKEEKEEGPVADEERLWQQRYEEAQARKQAEKERFETERLRKEEKIVAE; via the exons ATGAATGACCAGACTCTCCCTCCCTTTCTTAGGGTCAATCCTTCACCAGTACCTCCCCCTTCCCATGCCCGTTTACAAGCTCTCTACGCATCAACATCCGCACAGCGAACGGCCAATCCCACCGGTTACGCCGCCAACGCGCAATGGTGGGCAGGTGTGCTTGAAGAGACACTTAGGACTGGCTGGCTGAACGGTGAAGGGGGGGATAGATTAGTGCTCAAAGTTGACAACGGGGTTCTGGGGAgactggaagatgagaaaggaTCTAGACCCAGAGGACTAGGTGGTGTAGTC GAAACGCTTGCAACGACCACTCCACCAACATTGCATGCTCTAACTCATTTCATGACGTCTGCGACTCCCCTCCATGTTCCGGCATCACTTACATCTCGCTTCGTTGGACGACCGCTGTGGTGGGCATTTTCCCAGTTGAACCCGTTTGGTGGCAGTGAAAAGGtggtgaaagaagaagcgctCTGGGCCAAGTACGGACAAGGCAAGGAATATGTCCATATGCCACTTCTTGAA CAATCGGCAGCGGCTTTCACCGCTCACATGCTCAAGAGCCCAATCTTGTCATACACCTCCTCCCTTTACGATTTGGATACTTTCTTGGCCGAGTATGGAGAAGCGTGCTTCCCCACCGGACCTACTGCGAAGGAGCTTCCGAAAGGAAAGCATGGGCTAAGCAAGCGGGATGCTGAAGTTTTAGTCAAATGGTTGTCAAGAGACTGTCAGTTGGTCGTTACGGATGGATCG GTTATCAAGGTCCTCGACGCCGATCAGATAGCAGAAAACCATCCTATCTCTGAAGCAGACCGTGGTGCGGTTTCTGTTCTTAATGCATTGCGCAGAGTCGAGAAGCAGATTGTAGGCATTGAGGAGCAGATTTCCCA ATCCCATGAAAAAGCCAGGAAATACCTCGCGTCTAAGCAAAAAAATACTGCATTGTCTTATCTGAGATCCAAAAAACATCTTGAAGACCTCTTGGCTAAACGCGTGGCATCCTCTGAACAACTTCGTGCTGTAATTCGTAGCATTGACCAGGCCAAGGGTGATGTCGAG ATCATGGCGGCATACGAGACTTCTACTTCTACTCTTACTCAAGTCCTTGCTCATCCCTTGTTGTCTCCCGAGCGAATTGCTGCAACCACCGATGCCCTCGCAGAAGCTATGGCTGAccaagaagagattgatCAGGCTGTCAGGATCGGCGGGGAAGTCGCTATGGGTGGCAAGAGAGTGGAaattgatgaagacgagctGGCAAAGGAGCTCGAGGCgttggtggaagaggagaaggaggcagaGCAGGAGAAGACAGAAAAGAAGACTCCTGTCGAGGCCGAGAAAAAGCCCGATATGACGACAGAGCTTCCCAGAACTCCGCTTAGCGCTCCAGCTTctgggaaggaggagaaggaagaaggaccaGTTGCAGACGAGGAACGTCTTTGGCAACAGAGATACGAGGAGGCTCAAGCGCGAAAGCAAGCCGAGAAGGAACGATTTGAGACTGAGCGtttgaggaaagaggagaaaatCGTCGCGGAGTAG
- a CDS encoding hypothetical protein (HMMPfam hit to ABC_tran, ABC transporter, score: 47.5, E(): 3.8e-11) produces MPPSSLPLVRLPPKAVVHRFGAPTSAPPSSALLRFPVQGWTINRESAKPEGWAIVGDADGRKVAVETLLSRHRIQPFSPPPGPFPYITSLISSSTDSWSSTTEAPSKPIRHLAFARPPTTGEFTDFTARYGALLEEDRLSYRENLQNLHPRPSDEDIERVAKLMRIGHLLDLPTVSFSSGQTRRGRIASALLTRPVLLLLEDPMAGLDVPSRKEVSNLLGELNASETIKIVLILRGKGGEEMPTWITDVAEVRNGEVWIGKRDEYEQKHAEEQVRDQAKVEQVAEKSDEVPGEPVIKLDGVSVSYGEGTRQVLKDIKWTVKPGEKWHLIGANGSGKTTLLSLILGHHPRSYSLPASSLLLFSKPRRSIPSPTLRTLIGHTSPEIFASFPRGMGLSALEAVGSGFEGIFSRRNLTSEQKERVKYLLGQFKDLLKPSSLSGKPAPDVTVQEIANRNFAHFTPPQQGLLLFLRAIVRKPKLLILDEPSQGMDEVIWERCKGLLEKEWEDEGKGMAVIVVSHYEDEVPWKKGRGKVLKLDQGVATVQ; encoded by the exons ATGCCCCCCTCATCTCTACCCCTCGTAAGGCTACCCCCAAAAGCTGTCGTACATCGTTTCGGTGCACCTACTtcagctcctccttcatcggCTTTACTTAGATTTCCGGTTCAAGGATGGACTATCAACAGAGAATCAGCAAAACCTGAAGGATGGGCAATCGTAGGAGATGCTGACGGTCGCAAGGTTGCTGTGGAG ACGCTGTTGAGCAGACATCGAATCCAACCTTTTTCCCCGCCTCCAGGCCCGTTCCCTTATATAACCTcgctcatctcctcttccacagACTCCTGGTCTTCTACTACTGAAGCACCCTCGAAACCTATCCGTCACCTGGCATTTGCACGCCCACCAACGACAGGTGAATTTACAGATTTTACTGCTCGCTATGGAGCTCtccttgaagaagacaggCTGTCTTACAGGGAAAACTTGCAGAACCTTCACCCGAGACCGAGTGATGAGGATATTGAGAGGGTTGCAAAGCTCATGAGGATAGGGCACTTGCTCGATCTCCCTACTGTTTCATTCTCATCTGGTCAGACTAGACGGGGTAGAATCGCAAGTGCCCTGTTGACAAGACCTGTTTTGTTGCTGTTGGAGGATCCTATGGCAGGTTTGGATGTTCCCAGTCGAAAGGAAGTCTCCAACCTTTTGGGAGAGCTCAATGCAAGTGAAACTATCAAGATTGTCCTCATCCTTAGAGGTAAGGGTGGTGAAGAGATGCCAACGTGGATCACGGATGTGGCCGAGGTCAGAAATGGAGAAGTATGGATTGGCAAACGGGATGAATATGAGCAGAAGCATGCAGAAGAGCAGGTCCGGGATCAGGCGAAGGTCGAGCAGGTGGCTGAGAAGAGTGATGAAGTTCCTGGAGAACCCGTCATCAAACTTGATGGAGTGTCTGTATCATATGGAGAGGGCACCAGACAA GTTCTCAAGGATATCAAATGGACCGTCAAGCCCGGAGAGAAATGGCATCTCATTGGGGCCAACG GCTCCGGTAAGACGACACTCCTCTCGCTCATCTTAGGACACCATCCACGCTCATACTCCTTGCCCGCTtcatccctccttctcttctccaagcctCGTCGCTCCATCCCTAGCCCTACTCTTCGGACTTTGATTGGACACACCTCTCCGGAAATCTTCGCCTCTTTCCCAAGAGGGATGGGGCTGAGTGCTTTGGAGGCTGTCGGCAGTGGTTTTGAAGGCATTTTCTCTAGGAGAAATCTTACCTCGGAGCAAAAGGAACGAGTTAAATATCTTTTGGGACAATTTAAAGACCTTTTGAAAccgtcttctctttctggGAAGCCCGCACCGGATGTGACTGTCCAAGAAATTGCCAACCGAAACTTTGCTCACTTCACTCCCCCTCAGCAAggtctccttcttttcctccgTGCCATTGTACGGAAACCAAAGCTTCTTATCCTTGACGAACCTAGTCAGGGCATGGACGAAGTAATCTGGGAACGATGTAAGGGCTTATTGGAGAAAgagtgggaagatgagggtAAGGGTATGGCTGTTATCGTGGTGAGCCATTATGAAGACGAG GTTCCATGGAAAAAGGGTAGAGGAAAGGTCCTCAAACTCGATCAAGGAGTCGCTACTGTACAATAA
- a CDS encoding hypothetical protein (Match to ESTs gb|CF184991.1|CF184991, gb|CF184701.1|CF184701, gb|CF184226.1|CF184226; HMMPfam hit to 3HCDH, 3-hydroxyacyl-CoA dehydrogenase, C-terminal domain, score: 153.3, E(): 5.1e-43; HMMPfam hit to 3HCDH_N, 3-hydroxyacyl-CoA dehydrogenase, NAD binding domain, score: 261.4, E(): 1.5e-75) encodes MITPVLRSAMSSQRAATYRLSTVQRHLSTTSATRKVEELTVFGAGLMGAGIAQVGAQNGLKVELTDDPAILRNGINIISKSLARVAKKKSPDDIEGFTNNVLKNISTTTDSSQAVENADLVVEAIIESIKVKRDLFGFLDGKAKSDCIFATNTSSLSVTEIAEACSPERQAKFAGLHFFNPVPAMKLVEIIRTPQTSQETYETLREVTLQMGKSPVTCNDTPGFIVNRLLVPYLLEAIRMIERGDATAEDIDTAMELGAGYPMGPFKLLDFVGLDTTSYIAEGWREKAASGAISKELVSPIPLLDKLVKEGKLGRKSGHGFYKYEGKK; translated from the exons ATGATCACACCTGTGCTCCGAAGTGCAATGTCTTCTCAGCGCGCAGCTACCTACAGACTCTCAACCGTCCAGCGGCATCTCTCCACCACTTCAGCTACTCGCAAAGTTGAGGAGCTCACGGTCTTTGGTGCCGGGCTTATGGGTGCTGGAATTGCCCAAGTTGGAGCCCAGAATGGTCTTAAAGTGG AATTAACTGATGACCCAGCTATATTAAGAAATGGTATCAATATTATCTCTAAATCCCTGGCAAGAGtggccaagaagaaatcCCCAGACGATATAGAAGGCTTTACCAACAATGTCTTAAAGAATATCTCTACTACAACCGACTC GTCTCAAGCTGTTGAGAACGCTGACCTGGTAGTTGAGGCTATTATAGAATCTATCAAAGTCAAGAGGGACCTCTTTGGCTTCTTGGACGGAAAGGCCAA ATCTGACTGTATCTTTGCTACCAACACTTCTTCATTGTCTGTAACAGAAATCGCGGAAGCATGTAGCCCAGAGCGTCAAGCCAA GTTCGCTGGATTGCATTTCTTCAATCCCGTCCCTG CTATGAAGCTCGTTGAAATCATTCGAACACCCCAGACCTCGCAGGAGACATATGAAACTCTTCGAGAAGTGACCCTTCAGATGGGCAAGTCACCAGTCACGTGCAATGATACTCCAGGCTTCATCGTGAATCGTCTTCTCGTTCCTTACCTTT TGGAGGCCATTCGAATGATTGAGCGAGGTGATGCTACTGCGGAGGATATCGACACCGCTATGGAACTGGGTGCTGGATACC CCATGGGA CCATTCAAGTTGCTCGACTTTGTCGGACTCG ATACCACCTCGTATATTGCCGAAGGATGGCGAGAGAAGGCGGCGTCTGGTGCGATCTCCAAGGAGTTGGTTTCGCCCATTCCTCTTTTGGACAAGCTTGTCAAGGAGGGCAAGCTGGGCAGGAAGAGTGGTCATGGATTTTACAAA TATGAGGGTAAGAAGTAA
- a CDS encoding hypothetical protein (Match to ESTs gb|CF184991.1|CF184991, gb|CF184701.1|CF184701, gb|CF184226.1|CF184226; HMMPfam hit to 3HCDH, 3-hydroxyacyl-CoA dehydrogenase, C-terminal domain, score: 44.7, E(): 2.5e-10; HMMPfam hit to 3HCDH_N, 3-hydroxyacyl-CoA dehydrogenase, NAD binding domain, score: 261.4, E(): 1.5e-75), giving the protein MITPVLRSAMSSQRAATYRLSTVQRHLSTTSATRKVEELTVFGAGLMGAGIAQVGAQNGLKVELTDDPAILRNGINIISKSLARVAKKKSPDDIEGFTNNVLKNISTTTDSSQAVENADLVVEAIIESIKVKRDLFGFLDGKAKSDCIFATNTSSLSVTEIAEACSPERQAKFAGLHFFNPVPAMKLVEIIRTPQTSQETYETLREVTLQMGKSPVTCNDTPGFIVNRLLVPYLLEAIRMIERGDATAEDIDTAMELGAGYPMGVSVSSYIVPYLDTNWFLSSHSSCSTLSDSIPPRILPKDGERRRRLVRSPRSWFRPFLFWTSLSRRASWAGRVVMDFTK; this is encoded by the exons ATGATCACACCTGTGCTCCGAAGTGCAATGTCTTCTCAGCGCGCAGCTACCTACAGACTCTCAACCGTCCAGCGGCATCTCTCCACCACTTCAGCTACTCGCAAAGTTGAGGAGCTCACGGTCTTTGGTGCCGGGCTTATGGGTGCTGGAATTGCCCAAGTTGGAGCCCAGAATGGTCTTAAAGTGG AATTAACTGATGACCCAGCTATATTAAGAAATGGTATCAATATTATCTCTAAATCCCTGGCAAGAGtggccaagaagaaatcCCCAGACGATATAGAAGGCTTTACCAACAATGTCTTAAAGAATATCTCTACTACAACCGACTC GTCTCAAGCTGTTGAGAACGCTGACCTGGTAGTTGAGGCTATTATAGAATCTATCAAAGTCAAGAGGGACCTCTTTGGCTTCTTGGACGGAAAGGCCAA ATCTGACTGTATCTTTGCTACCAACACTTCTTCATTGTCTGTAACAGAAATCGCGGAAGCATGTAGCCCAGAGCGTCAAGCCAA GTTCGCTGGATTGCATTTCTTCAATCCCGTCCCTG CTATGAAGCTCGTTGAAATCATTCGAACACCCCAGACCTCGCAGGAGACATATGAAACTCTTCGAGAAGTGACCCTTCAGATGGGCAAGTCACCAGTCACGTGCAATGATACTCCAGGCTTCATCGTGAATCGTCTTCTCGTTCCTTACCTTT TGGAGGCCATTCGAATGATTGAGCGAGGTGATGCTACTGCGGAGGATATCGACACCGCTATGGAACTGGGTGCTGGATACC CCATGGGAGTGAGCGTATCGTCTTATATTGTACCTTACCTTGACACTAATTGGTTTCTTTCAAGCCATTCAAGTTGCTCGACTTTGTCGGACTCG ATACCACCTCGTATATTGCCGAAGGATGGCGAGAGAAGGCGGCGTCTGGTGCGATCTCCAAGGAGTTGGTTTCGCCCATTCCTCTTTTGGACAAGCTTGTCAAGGAGGGCAAGCTGGGCAGGAAGAGTGGTCATGGATTTTACAAAGTAA
- a CDS encoding hypothetical protein (Match to ESTs gb|CF190127.1|CF190127, gb|CF187948.1|CF187948, gb|CF187947.1|CF187947; HMMPfam hit to Uricase, Uricase, score: 161.4, E(): 1.9e-45) — protein sequence MSHPGYLSAARYGKDLVKVARVVRDGEQHHIVEYTLRVLLEGEIETSYTEADNSCVVATDTVKNTCNIFAKTSPYVLDAPVFALHLGLHFVTKYKHIHKCFVDIIGLKWSRISVDGKPHKWSFIRDGDEKAIVECVVDGTAGPDAATANVKIGIKDLLVLKTSGSAFENFHRDENTTLADVADRIFSTSVSLQCSISLPPNTPLTIDNLGSIAKELDFPKMKELILKDVLDTFATDESASVQATLYLTLQKILASCPAVKDASMQLPNKHYIPVNLSAFGLDNKLGYEGGAEVFYPAADPSGYITATVTRK from the exons ATGTCTCATCCTGGTTACCTCTCCGCTGCTCGATACG GTAAGGACCTTGTAAAGGTCGCACGAGTCGTCCGTGATGGTGAGCAACACCATATCGTTGAGTACACCCTCCGAG TCCTCCTTGAAGGCGAGATTGAGACCTCTTACACAGAGGCCGACAACTCCTGCGTCGTTGCTACCGACACTG TGAAGAACACTTGCAACA TCTTTGCCAAAACCTCCCCTTACGTCCTTGATGCCCCTGTCTTTGCCCTCCATCTTGGTTTGCACTTTGTCACCAAATACAAGCACATCCATAAGTGTTTTGTGGACATAATTGGCCTTAAGTGGAGCCGTATCTCT GTCGACGGCAAGCCTCACAAGTGGTCCTTCATACGAGACGGTGACGAAAAGGCGATTGTTGAATGCGTTGTGGATGGCACTGCCGGCCCCGACGCTGCCACCGCGAACGTGAAAATTGGTATCAAGGATCTTCTTG TTTTAAAGACGAGCGGATCAGCTTTCGAAAACTTCCACCGAGATGAGAATACCACTCTTGCTG ATGTTGCAGACCGTATTTTCTCTACATCCGTCTCTCTCCAATGCTCtatttcccttcctcctaATACCCCTCTCACCATCGACAACCTTGGGTCTATTGCCAAGGAACTCGATTTCCCTaagatgaaggagcttATCCTCAAGGATGTCCTCGACACTTTTGCTACCGACGAAAGCGCTAGTGTTCAAGCTACTCTTTACCTCACTCTCCAGAAGATTTTGGCTTCATGCCCTGCCGTCAAGGACGCTTCTATGCAGTTACCCAACAAGCACTACAT ACCTGTCAACCTTAGTGCTTTTGGCTTGGACAATAAATTGGGTTACGAAGGTGGTGCTGAGGTCTTCTACCCTGCTGCCGATCCCAGCGGTTACATCACGGCCACTGTCACCAGGAAATAA
- a CDS encoding hypothetical protein (Match to ESTs gb|CF184008.1|CF184008, gb|CF184007.1|CF184007) yields the protein MISQECFVGGLAISLLGAILLFLGATGAFATLFAVGGIISLIGTGFLIGFKTQLEKMFKPVRIVATVLMLASIIMTFVSAFVLPTILCIIFVIIQYLAYLWYSLSYIPYARTMVKNMVGW from the exons ATGATTTCCCAGGAGT GTTTCGTTGGAGGACTGGCCATCAGTTTATTGGGTGCTATTTTGCTCTTTTTGGGAGCAACTGGGGCTTTTGCCA CCCTTTTCGCCGTTGGCGGTatcatctctctcatcGGCACCGGTTTCCTTATTGGCTTCAAGACTCAACTTGAGAAGATGTTTAAGCCTGTCAGAATAGTTGCAACGGTCCTCATGCTTGCTTCAATCATCATGACGTTTGTCAGTGCATTCGTGTTGCCGACTATTTTGTgtatcatcttcgtcatcatccagtACCTAGCATATTTGTGGTACTCACTTTCTTACATCCCTTACGCTCGAACA ATGGTGAAGAATATGGTTGGATGGTAA
- a CDS encoding hypothetical protein (HMMPfam hit to Cpn60_TCP1, TCP-1/cpn60 chaperonin family, score: 515.5, E(): 4.8e-152): protein MSSIELINPKAESLRRTQALQVNTAGAVGLANVVKSNLGPRGTIKMLVDGSGQIKMTKDGKVLLSEMQIQNPTAAMIARTAVAQDEQCGDGTTSVVLLVGELLKQADRYIQEGVHPRVIGDGFDIAKKEALNFLDTFKQTPKLDRANLISVAHTSLATKLHAKLAQKLSADVVDAVLAIQPPEVTEPGAYREPIDLHMIEVMKMQHKTDTDTQLIRGLVMDHGARHPDMPKRVENAYILTLNVSLEYEKTEVNSGFFYSSAEQREKLVESERRFVDSKLKKIVELKNAVCDVAVGSNEKPKNFVVINQKGIDPMSLDVLAKNGILALRRAKRRNMERLQFACGGVAQNSVEDLTPDVLGWAGLVYEHTLGEEKYTFVEDVKEPKSVTMLIKGPNAHTMTQIQDALRDGFRSIKNAIEDNSVIPGAGAFELACSAHLNSSLKTLAKGRAKLGVQAFAEAMLVIPKTLAANGGYDVQDAIVGLQQELEEAGEDGVVGLDLKSGEPMDPVVEGVWDNYRVKRQMLHGAATIAVNLLNVDEVLRAGRSSLKEGPGP from the exons ATGTCCAGCATAGAACTCATAAACCCAAAAGCTGAGAGTTTGAGGAGGACGCAGGCTCTCCAGGTCAACACT GCGGGCGCCGTTGGTCTTGCGAATGTCGTCAAGTCCAATCTCG GTCCTAGAGGAACGATCAAAATGTTGGTGGACGGCTCTGGACAAATTAAGATGACCAAG GACGGTAAAGTCCTTCTGTCCGAGATGCAGATCCAG AACCCCACTGCCGCTATGATTGCTCGAACCGCTGTGGCGCAGGATGAGCAATGCGGCGATGGCACAACGTCGGTTGTTCTTCTCGTCGGAGAACTTTTGAAGCAGGCGGACAGATACATCCAGGAAGGTGTTCACCCACGAGTGATTGGAGATGGTTTCGACATTGCTAAGAAGGAAGCGTTGAAC TTCCTTGACACTTTCAAGCAAACCCCTAAACTCGACCGTGCCAACCTCATTTCTGTTGCCCACACCTCCCTTGCTACGAAGCTCCACGCCAAACTCGCTCAAAAACTCTCCGCGGATGTTGTCGATGctgtccttgccatccAGCCTCCTGAAGTCACCGAACCTGGAGCTTATCGAGAACCCATTGACCTGCATATGATTGaagtgatgaagatgcaaCACAAGACCGACACAGACACCCAGTTGATTAGGGGATTGGTTATGGACCATGGTGCTAGACATCCCGACATGCCCAAGCGGGTGGAGAACGCCTACATCTTGACGCTCAATGTTTCCCTTGAGTACGAGAAGACCGAGGTCAACTCAGGCTTCTTCTATTCCTCAGCGGAGCAAAGGGAAAAGCTCGTTGAGTCTGAAAGACGATTCGTTGACTCTAAGCTTAAGAAAATTGTTGAGCTCAAGAACGCTGTGTGTGACGTGGCTGTTGGATCAAATGAGAAACCCAAGAATTTCGTTGTGATCAACCAAAAGGGTATCGATCCGATGAGCTTGGATGTCCTCGCTAAGAACGGTATTCTCGCTTTAAGGCGTGCGAAGAGAAGGAACATGGAGCG ATTACAATTTGCATGTGGCGGTGTCGCTCAAAATTCCGTCGAGGATTTGACCCCAGATGTCCTTGGTTGGGCCGGTCTTGTCTACGAGCACACTCTAGGTGAAGAAAAGTATACTTTTGTGGAGGATGTGAAGGAACCAAAGTCCGTCACCATGCTCATTAAAGGTCCCAACGCGCATACCATGACTCAGATTCAAGATGCTCTTCGAGACGGTTTCCGTTCCATCAAGAATGCCATCGAAGACAACTCTGTTATTCCAGGTGCGGGTGCGTTCGAGCTCGCCTGCTCAGCGCATCTCAATTCTTCCTTAAAGACTCTCGCCAAGGGCCGAGCCAAGCTGGGTGTCCAGGCTTTCGCTGAGGCTATGCTTGTAATCCCTAAGACTCTTGCCGCGAACGGAGGATACGACGTGCAGGATGCCATCGTGGGTTTGCAACAAGAGTTGGAGGAGGCCGGTGAGGATGGTGTCGTGGGTTTGGATTTGAAGAGTGGAGAGCCAATGGACCCTGTTGTCGAAGGTGTATGGGATAACTACAGAGTGAAGAGGCAAATGTTGCACGGAGC GGCGACTATTGCTGTGAACTTGTTGAATGTCGACGAAGTGCTTAGGGCAGGAAGATCATC GCTCAAAGAGGGCCCTGGTCCTTAG